The Tamandua tetradactyla isolate mTamTet1 chromosome 8, mTamTet1.pri, whole genome shotgun sequence genome includes a window with the following:
- the MMP7 gene encoding matrilysin — protein MQLMLLCAVCLLPGSRALPLLQETADMSEQHWKKAQDYLERFYSLDSKTREANSLEDKLKEMQKFFGLPITGILNSQMIKLMQRPRCGVPDVAKYSLFPGGSKWTSKEVTYRIVSYTRDLPHIRVDQLVAKAFNMWSKEIPLRFKRVRWGTADIMIGFARGAHGDFYPFDGPGNTLAHAFAPGSGLGGDAHFDEDERWSDDTGLGINFLFVATHELGHSLGLHHSSDPNDVMYPTYGYGDAQDFKLSQGDIKAIQEIYGKKNNSTNF, from the exons ATGCAGCTCATGCTACTCTGTGCTGTGTGTCTGCTGCCTGGGAGCCGGGCCCTACCGCTGCTCCAGGAGACAGCGGACATGAGTGAGCAGCACTGGAAAAAGGCTCAG GATTATCTCGAGAGATTTTATTCTCTAGACTCAAAAACAAGGGAAGCCAACAGTTTAGAAGACAAACTCAAGGAGATGCAAAAGTTTTTTGGCTTGCCTATCACTGGAATATTAAACTCTCAGATGATAAAATTAATGCAGAGACCCAGATGTGGAGTGCCAGATGTTGCAAAATACTCACTATTCCCAGGTGGCTCAAAATGGACTTCCAAAGAAGTCACCTACAG GATTGTATCATATACTCGAGACTTACCACATATCAGAGTGGATCAATTAGTGGCCAAGGCTTTCAACATGTGGAGCAAAGAGATTCCACTGCGCTTCAAGAGGGTCAGGTGGGGAACTGCCGATATCATGATTGGCTTTGCCAGAGGAG CTCACGGGGACTTTTACCCATTTGATGGACCAGGAAACACACTGGCTCATGCCTTTGCCCCTGGGTCAGGTCTAGGAGGAGATGCTCACTTTGATGAGGATGAACGATGGTCTGATGATACTGGTTTAG gaattaattttctatttgttgcaACTCATGAACTTGGTCATTCTTTGGGGCTGCATCATTCATCTGATCCTAATGATGTGATGTATCCAACTTATGGATATGGAGACGCCCAGGATTTCAAACTTTCACAGGGTGATATCAAAGCTATTCAGGAAATATATG gaaagaaaaataattcaactaATTTTTAG